Proteins from one Mustela erminea isolate mMusErm1 chromosome 20, mMusErm1.Pri, whole genome shotgun sequence genomic window:
- the LOC116581431 gene encoding zinc finger protein 785-like, producing the protein MLVKGSAVALKELGSLSWRQTKGLSYGAAPDPARGGCTRGGRDGLTGESRPGAASFADVAVYFSPEEGGCLRPAQRALSRAVRREARGRRGARGEARVRSHGKGD; encoded by the coding sequence ATGTTGGTCAAGGGCAGTGCTGTGGCCCTGAAGGAGCTAGGAAGCCTCTCCTGGCGTCAAACCAAAGGGCTTTCCTATGGCGCCGCCCCTGACCCCGCTCGGGGCGGGTGTACCCGGGGAGGCCGGGACGGGCTGACGGGAGAAAGCCGCCCTGGAGCCGCGAGCTTCGCCGACGTGGCCGTGTACTTCTCCCCGGAGGAGGGGGGCTGCCTGCGGCCCGCGCAGAGGGCCCTGAGCCGGGCCGTGAGGCGGGAGGCCCGCGGCCGCCGGGGCGCGCGCGGCGAGGCCCGGGTCCGTAGTCACGGGAAGGGGGACTGA
- the ZNF689 gene encoding zinc finger protein 689, with protein sequence MAPPSAPLSARGPGQPVPGRRRGRRPRAVSFADVAVYFSPEEWGCLRPAQRALYRDVMRETYGHLGALGRAGPKPALIAWLERNTDDWEPAAVGPQESPSGVTVQRKSRTRKKNGEKEVFPPKEAPRKGKRGRRPSKPRLIPRQTSGGPICPDCGRTFPDRLALESHKCAQNLKKPYPCPDCGRRFSYPSLLVSHRRAHSGECPYVCDQCGKRFSQRKNLSQHQVIHTGEKPYHCPDCGRCFRRSRSLANHRTTHTGEKPHQCPSCGRRFAYPSLLAIHQRTHTGEKPYACPECGRRFRQRTALVIHQRIHTGEKPYPCPDCERRFSSSSRLVSHRRVHSGERPYACEHCEARFSQRSTLLQHQLLHTGEKPYPCPDCGRAFRRSGSLAIHRSTHTEEKLHACEDCGRRFAYPSLLASHRRVHSGERPYACDLCSKRFAQWSHLAQHQLLHTGEKPFPCLQCGRCFRQRWSLAVHKCSPRAPNGGPRAAAAGAAQKGSAL encoded by the exons ATGGCGCCACCTTCGGCTCCGCTCTCCGCGCGGGGACCGGGACAGCCGGTTCCCGGCcgcaggaggggaaggaggccgAGGGCCGTGAGCTTCGCGGACGTGGCCGTGTACTTCTCCCCGGAGGAGTGGGGCTGCCTGCGGCCCGCGCAGAGGGCCCTGTACCGGGACGTGATGCGGGAGACCTACGGCCACCTGGGCGCGCTCG GGCGCGCAGGTCCCAAACCGGCCCTCATCGCCTGGCTGGAACGGAACACCGACGACTGGGAGCCGGCGGCCGTGGGCCCGCAGGAGAGCCCGAGCGGGGTCACAGTCCAAAGAA AAAGCAGAACCAGAAAGAAGAACGGAGAGAAGGAAGTGTTCCCACCCAAGGAGGCCCCCCGGAAGGGCAAGCGAGGCCGGCGGCCCAGCAAACCCCGACTCATCCCCAGGCAGACCTCTGGGGGCCCCATCTGCCCGGACTGTGGTCGCACCTTCCCTGACCGGCTGGCCCTGGAGAGCCACAAGTGTGCCCAGAATCTGAAGAAGCCTTACCCTTGCCCGGACTGCGGGCGCCGCTTCTCCTACCCCTCCCTGCTAGTCAGTCACCGGCGGGCACACTCTGGTGAGTGTCCCTACGTTTGTGACCAGTGTGGCAAGCGCTTCTCCCAGCGCAAGAACCTCTCGCAGCACCAGGTCATCCACACGGGCGAGAAGCCCTACCACTGCCCTGACTGCGGCCGCTGCTTCCGGAGGAGCCGGTCCCTGGCCAATCACCGGACCACGCACACCGGCGAGAAACCGCACCAGTGCCCCAGCTGCGGCCGGCGCTTCGCCTACCCCTCGCTGCTGGCCATCCACCAGCGCACGCACACGGGCGAGAAGCCCTACGCCTGCCCGGAGTGCGGCCGCCGCTTCCGCCAGCGCACGGCGCTCGTCATCCACCAGCGCATCCACACGGGCGAGAAGCCCTACCCGTGCCCGGACTGCGAGCGCCGCTTCTCCTCGTCCTCCCGCCTGGTCAGCCACCGGCGTGTGCACTCCGGCGAGCGCCCCTACGCCTGCGAGCACTGCGAGGCGCGCTTCTCCCAGCGCAGCACGCTGCTCCAGCACCAGCTCCTGCACACGGGCGAGAAGCCCTACCCCTGCCCGGACTGCGGCCGCGCCTTCCGGCGGAGCGGCTCCCTGGCCATCCACCGCAGCACGCACACCGAGGAGAAGCTGCACGCGTGCGAGGACTGCGGCCGGCGCTTCGCCTACCCGTCCCTGCTGGCCAGCCACCGGCGCGTGCACTCCGGCGAGCGGCCGTACGCGTGCGACCTGTGCTCCAAGCGCTTCGCCCAGTGGAGCCACCTGGCACAGCACCAGCTCCTGCACACGGGGGAGAagcccttcccctgcctgcaGTGCGGCCGCTGCTTCCGCCAGAGGTGGTCTCTGGCCGTCCACAAGTGCAGCCCCAGAGCCCCGAACGGCGGCCCCAGAGCTGCTGCCGCGGGGGCCGCGCAGAAGGGCAGTGCCCTGTAG
- the ZNF785 gene encoding zinc finger protein 785 isoform X2 yields MEGATEFQLLSFPVSGSRDEHEEEELMKSPKQKEMAREEVSLEEWSPSSWPPGAGHRTTCSELCWNSGQSPVKPWFKDTTTRRSPFSCSDCGRSFSYPSLLATHRRVHSGERPFPCDQCGACFSQRKYLLQHQLIHTGEKPYACPDCGRRFRQRGSLAIHRRAHTGEKPYPCPNCKSRFTYPYLLAIHQRTHTGEKPYPCPDCGRRFTYSSLLLSHQRIHSDNRPFPCPQCGKGFKLKFALEAHQRIHRSGKRPRWQRPAVGLSEPVLVLGGQDPPVHFRCFPDIFQECG; encoded by the exons ATGGAAGGTGCTACTGAGTTTCAACTTCTGTCTTTCCCCGTCTCAGGATCCAGGGATGAGCATGAAGAGGAAGAACTGATGAAGAGTCCAAAGCAAAAAGAGATGGCGCGTGAGGAAGTGTCTCTCGAGGAGTGGTCACCATCCAGCTGGCCACCGGGTGCCGGTCACAGAACCACCTGCTCAGAGCTCTGCTGGAACTCTGGGCAGAGCCCAGTCAAGCCTTGGTTCAAGGACACTACAACCCGCAGATCACCCTTCTCCTGCTCAGACTGTGGCCGCAGCTTCAGCTACCCCTCCCTCCTGGCCACCCACAGGCGGGTGCACTCAGGGGAGCGGCCCTTCCCCTGTGACCAGTGCGGGGCCTGTTTCTCCCAGCGCAAGTACCTGCTCCAGCATCAGCTCATCCACACTGGGGAAAAGCCCTACGCGTGCCCTGATTGTGGGCGACGTTTCCGCCAGAGGGGCTCCCTGGCCATCCACAGACGGGCTCACACCGGGGAGAAGCCCTACCCATGCCCAAACTGCAAAAGTCGCTTCACTTACCCCTACCTGCTGGCCATCCACCA GCGCACGCATACAGGCGAGAAGCCCTACCCCTGTCCAGACTGTGGCCGCCGGTTCACCtactcctctctccttctcagtcACCAGCGCATTCACTCCGACAACcggcccttcccctgcccccagtgtGGGAAGGGCTTTAAGCTCAAGTTTGCCTTGGAAGCCCACCAGCGGATCCATCGCTCTGGCAAGAGGCCGAGGTGGCAGCGGCCTGCGGTAGGGCTCTCGGAGCCAGTCCTTGTTTTGGGAGGCCAGGATCCCCCAGTTCATTTCCGGTGCTTTCCAGATATATTTCAAGAATGTGGGTGA
- the ZNF785 gene encoding zinc finger protein 785 isoform X1 yields the protein MEGATEFQLLSFPVSGSRDEHEEEELMKSPKQKEMAREEVSLEEWSPSSWPPGAGHRTTCSELCWNSGQSPVKPWFKDTTTRRSPFSCSDCGRSFSYPSLLATHRRVHSGERPFPCDQCGACFSQRKYLLQHQLIHTGEKPYACPDCGRRFRQRGSLAIHRRAHTGEKPYPCPNCKSRFTYPYLLAIHQRTHTGEKPNSCPSCSLCLAYSSLLAIHRRTHTGEKPYPCPDCGRRFTYSSLLLSHQRIHSDNRPFPCPQCGKGFKLKFALEAHQRIHRSGKRPRWQRPAVGLSEPVLVLGGQDPPVHFRCFPDIFQECG from the coding sequence ATGGAAGGTGCTACTGAGTTTCAACTTCTGTCTTTCCCCGTCTCAGGATCCAGGGATGAGCATGAAGAGGAAGAACTGATGAAGAGTCCAAAGCAAAAAGAGATGGCGCGTGAGGAAGTGTCTCTCGAGGAGTGGTCACCATCCAGCTGGCCACCGGGTGCCGGTCACAGAACCACCTGCTCAGAGCTCTGCTGGAACTCTGGGCAGAGCCCAGTCAAGCCTTGGTTCAAGGACACTACAACCCGCAGATCACCCTTCTCCTGCTCAGACTGTGGCCGCAGCTTCAGCTACCCCTCCCTCCTGGCCACCCACAGGCGGGTGCACTCAGGGGAGCGGCCCTTCCCCTGTGACCAGTGCGGGGCCTGTTTCTCCCAGCGCAAGTACCTGCTCCAGCATCAGCTCATCCACACTGGGGAAAAGCCCTACGCGTGCCCTGATTGTGGGCGACGTTTCCGCCAGAGGGGCTCCCTGGCCATCCACAGACGGGCTCACACCGGGGAGAAGCCCTACCCATGCCCAAACTGCAAAAGTCGCTTCACTTACCCCTACCTGCTGGCCATCCACCAGCGCACACACACAGGCGAGAAGCCCAACAGCTGTCCGAGCTGCAGCCTCTGCTTGGCCTACAGCTCCCTGCTGGCCATCCACAGGCGCACGCATACAGGCGAGAAGCCCTACCCCTGTCCAGACTGTGGCCGCCGGTTCACCtactcctctctccttctcagtcACCAGCGCATTCACTCCGACAACcggcccttcccctgcccccagtgtGGGAAGGGCTTTAAGCTCAAGTTTGCCTTGGAAGCCCACCAGCGGATCCATCGCTCTGGCAAGAGGCCGAGGTGGCAGCGGCCTGCGGTAGGGCTCTCGGAGCCAGTCCTTGTTTTGGGAGGCCAGGATCCCCCAGTTCATTTCCGGTGCTTTCCAGATATATTTCAAGAATGTGGGTGA